The DNA segment CGTGGCGTTGGGCATCGCGCAGGGCATCCGTGAGGCGCTGGTGTCAGGCATCGTGGACGGCGGCGCGGTGGGCGGCGCGGGCAAATAGATGCCTGGAGAACCGGGGACCACCGGGGTCTCTGGCGAGTTCCAGGCGCGGATTCTGGCCCTGGTGGCACGCATTCCGCCGGGCCGGGTCATGACCTACGGCCAGTTGGCACTGCTGGCCGGGCATCCCGGCGCGGCGCGGCAGGCGGGCCATGTCATGAACGGCCTGATGGGCGGCCAGGACGGGGCGGGGGCCGATCTGCCGTGGCAGCGGGTCATCAACGCGCAGGGCCGTGTCAGCACCCACAAGCTGGGCTTTGGTGATCTTCAGGAGCGCCTGCTGAGTGCCGAGGGCGTGAGTTTCGACGCCTCCGGGCGCTGCGATCTGTCCGCACGTCAGTGGTGGCCCGAGGAAGACCGTGACGCCCCACCCGAGGCGCTGTTCTAGAGGCAACAGCGTCTGGCAGCAACAGCGGGTACGGCGGAATGTGCCTCTAGCAGCAGGCCCTCTGAACCAGGGATTGCGGCAGACGGGGCCACCATCCAGCCCACAATCTGTTCTGCTGGACACCTGCTTAAAGGCCGCCTAAAAGAGCTGGGGGCGGCACGTCCCGGTCCTCCCAGCGTATGCTGGGGGCCATGAACCGAACGCACCCCAAGCGCCGCCGTGACCCCTGGGTCGAGGGCAGTCTGGCTTCCTGGATGGCGGGCGTGACCCTGGGCGCGGTCCTGGGGATCACCCTGCTGATCGCCACCCCCCGGCTGATGGCCGCCCCAGGCGAGACCGCCAAAGCGCCCACCGCCGCCGCGCAGACCGCCGGTGCTTCCCCCAGCAGCTCGGCCACCCCGGAGATGTCTGGCACCGAAGGAACCGCCGACACCAACGCTCCCACCACCGAAACCCCCGCCGACAACCAGAGCAGCGGCGGCACCTTGCCCGCCGCGCAGTCTCCCGCCGTGGCGGAAAATACCACTGGTGACCCAGCCCAGCAGGACACCAACGGGGCGGCAGAACCGGTGGCTGCGGGCGGCACGGCAGACGCCGCGCCCACCCCCAACGCCGCCAAGGGTGACGCTGCGGCGGGCACCACCATCTTCGCCAGCAACTGCGCGGGTTGCCACGGTGCGGGCGGCGGCGGCGGCATCGGCCCCAGCCTGGTCACCGATCAGGGGCCGAAAGGCTGGACACTGGCCCAGTTCACCACCGTGCTGCGTGAGGGCAAACTGCCCGAGGGCCGTGAACTGAGCGCCGTGATGCCCCGTTTCGCCGACGCCCAGCTCAGCGATACCCAGATCGCCGACGTGCTGGCCCACATCAAAACCCTGAACTGATTTTTTTCTAGGCGAAGTCGCCGTCCTGTACGAACAGAGCGGCGATTTCGTCTATCCGGCCTGAACCAGCCGTCCAGCAAGCGCCCGCAGGTCTGCCCGGTCCTCGTCGGCCACGCGGTAGGCCATGCGCCAGCGCTCGGGGGCGATCAGCGGGCGGACATTCCACAGTTCGCGCACGCGGCCCCGTTCCAGGGCGTCCTGCACCGCGAACAGCGGCACCAGCGTGGCCCCCAGTCCCACCTCTGCCGCGCCCACCACCGCGCGCAGATCGGGGGCCACCAGCATCTGCCGGGCCGCGAACCGCTCGCCCAGAACACCCAGAAAGAATCGCCGCGTCACAGGCAATTCCACGCTGGAGCTGACCCAGGGACGGGCATTGAGCCACCCCGCCAGACTGCCCAGCGGCATCTCCGGCGCGGGCCAGTCGGGTGGGCCGATCAAGACATATGGCACCCCGGCCAGTGCCCTCTCGCTCAGGGCGCGGCCCTGGACCGCAACGCTGACCAGCGCGGCGTCCAGCGTTCCAGCCTCCACGCGCTCCAGCAGACCGCGCGCCTCGCCGAAGCTGAGGTGCAGGGGCTGTTCCCAGCCTTCCAGGCGCGGCAGAACGTGGCCGTGCAGGAATTCCGGCGTGCTGCCCAGCCGCAGCGGCGTGTCGACCAGGATGGGGCGTGACACGCGCAGGCCACGGGCCACGTTGTTCAGCCGGTCCACCGCGTCCGCCACGGCGGCATACAGCAGCTTGCCACGTTCGGTGGGCGTCACGCCGCGCGGCGTGCGGATGAACAGCGCCTCGCCCACGCGGGCCTCCAGTGCGGCCAACTGGGCGCTGACCGCAGGCTGGGTCAGGTGCCGCTCGCGGGCCGCGCCGCTGACACTGCCAGCCCGGTAAATCGCCACGAACACCCGGAACGCCTCCGCCATTGCCATCAGGTTCTGTTATACCGCCCAGCAGCAGCCATGATTTGAAGTCATGGGCCAGGGCCGCGCACAATCGGCTCATGTCCACTTCCTCGTCCAGCAATCAATTCAACGCCCACGCCAGCAAGTACGCCGCCAGCGAGGTCCACAGGCACGGCCCCAGCCTGCCCGTGCTACTGGACTACTCCGCACCCACACCGCAGGACCGCGCGCTGGATGTGGCGACGGGGACGGGCAATACGGCGCACGCCCTGGCTCCTTTCGTGAAGGAAGTCGTGGGCCTGGATCTGGCCGAGGGGATGCTGGCCCACGCCCGGCAACGCGCCCAGGACGACGTGCAGACTAACGCCAGCTTCGTGGTGGGCAGCGCTGAGGACATTCCCTTCCCCGACGCCTCTTTCACGCTGGTCACGTCGCGCCATGCCCCGCACCACTTTCTGAATCTGGACCGCTTTCTGGCCGAGGCGTTTCGCGTGCTGGAAGGCGGCGGGCGGCTGGTGGTGGCCGATCAAATCAGCCCCACCCCCGCCGTGCAAGTGTGGATGGACGAATACCAGACCCTGCGCGATCCTAGCCACCACGCCCAGCGCACCGTGGAGGCGTGGCGGAAGCTGGCGCAGGAGGCGGGCTTCGTGTGGACGCCGCATACGCTGGTCCCGTATCGCCTGGACTTCGCATGGTGGACGGCGCAGTCCGGTTGCACACCCGAAACTGTGGAACGCCTGCGTGCCCATGCCGACGCCCTGAGCGAGTCTGAACGGCAGGCGGCTGGGCTGGAATACGGCGGCGGCGAACTGGTGGCCCACCACGAGCAGATGATGGTGGTGCGGCTGGAGAAACGCTGAATGCTCATCGGGGTCAGGTGTCTGGCGGCGGTCCAATCTGCGGGTAAGGTTGGAGAGAAGCCAGAGCTTTTTGCCCTTACCGCAGCCGGATAGACGGCCCCAGAAAGACCGCGTACAGCAGTGTGAACAGCAGTCCGCCAAGGGTCCAGGCCCAGTTGCGGGGCAGCGCCAGCGGCGGCTGGCTGCTCTGGACGTGGCGGTTCATGAACTGCATGGTCCACGCCAGCCCAGAGGTACCGCCCAGGCTGGCAGCAGCAGCAGAGGTCAACACGATCACCAGCCCCAGCGGGTTGAACAGGCCCACCAGCACCGACACCACTCCACCTGCCAGATAACTGGTCAGAGACAGGCGCTGGGCGTGCCGGACACGCGCCACCCCCTCTCCACCGATGACTGCGCCCATTCGGGCCAGCATGACGCGCACGCTCAGGGTGTAGGCGGCCACGCCCAGCGCCACCAGCAGTGTGCGCCACAGCCACTCGGGAGACAGTTCATAGGCCGCGCCGTCCCGACTGGTGCCGAAATCGCCCAGACCCGTTACACCGGAGAAGAGCAGGTAGCCGCTGGCCGTCAGCGCCCCCACCGAACCGAGCAGCCACAGAAAAAAAATCAGATGGGGCGAGGTCACCCGGCCAGCGCGCAGAACCGCGAAGCAGACCAACCCCGTCAGCAGGCTGACCAGCGGCCCGGCCAGCGCCACCAGCCGGATACCCAGATCCGACATCCCGCCGTAAGAACAGTCCACATAAAACGCGCCCAGTTCGCGCAGGGTGCCGCCCAGGGCCAGACAACTCACGGCATGTCCCAGATGCTCATGGAGCGCGGTGCCCAGCAGGTAGGCTAGGAAAGCGATGGAAACCACGGTCAGAAGGTCGATCGGAACCCGGCGGACAGAGGGGACGGACGCGGCGCTGGTCATGGCTGGGCCTCCTTGAGGGGTTGAGGCGATCATTCAAGCATGCGCGCGGTCAAGACATGCAGTTCTACCGCTGCGGCCCACCCAGACCCCCGGCCAGCGCGTCCTGCGAAAGTCTGTACAGCGCCCACTGCCCCGCCGCGAACCACGCGCCCAGCAACGTGAAGCCCAGGCATAGTACCCTATACCCCCAGTGTCAGCCTGCGCCCGCTGCGCTCCACGGTCTGTCGCCACGCCGCCGCCGATTCACGGGCCTCGGCCAGCTCAGGCATGGGCGGGCGGGTTCTCAGGGCGTCCTCCCACCCGGCGGTCAGGGTCACGGCGGTATTCAGCGCCTCCTTGCCAAAGGCCAGATCCAGAAACGGCGCGGCGCGTGCGCCCTCGGCCAGCCTGTTCAGCGCCCCCACCGCCGCCAGCGTCTGCGGGTCGGCCAGCGGATCAAACGGCGCAAGGGTGGCCTGCGCGTCGGCCAGCCGGGTTTCCAGCGTCTGAAGCTGCCAGTCCGCACGCTCCAGCGCGGCGCGGGCTGGAATCAGCGCCGCGAAGACGCCCACCCACATCGCCAGCACCAGCACGGCGGCCAGCCACAGCCCGCCCAGACCCAGACTACGGGCCAGCCGGACGCGGCGGCGGGGATTCACGGCGCTGAAGTCAGGCCCAGTTCCGCCCGCGCCGCCCGTGTCAGGCCTGCCACCACCAGCGCGTGACTGCCCTCCAGCAGTTCGCCCACCAGCACATCCGGCAGGCTGCCGTCCAGCGTCAGCGTGACCCAGTGGCGTTTGTTCAGATGGTAGCCGGGAACGATGGCCGCGTGGGCGGCGCGCAGATCGTCACCCCGCTCAGGGCGCACCTTGAGCGACAGCGTGAGCGGGTCCGCCGAGATGTCGCTCAACCCATAGACCTTACCGCCCACCTTCCAGACCAGCGTCGTAGGGCCGAAGGGAAAGGTTTCCTGCGAGCAGGCCAGCCACGCGCACGCCTCCCGCAGTTGGGCCACTGTTTGCATGGCTCCAGAATACGGCGCTCAGCTTTCTGCCGTCGGGTCCACTCCCTCCTCCGTTTCCAGTGCCAGATTCGCCTCGGTCATGGAGGCGTCGCCGCCCAGCAGACCCGTGACCTCCCCGGCGCTCATGCCGTCGCCTGTGGGGGCCGGAACTTCCGGCAGCGTGCGCTGGGGCAAGCCTTCAGGCGTGTGGAGGGTGGGCTGAGTACCTTGCTCACCCTCGGAATCGTTTTTCGTCATGCCCCAGCATGGGCCACAGAGGTCAGGAAAAGTTGAGAGGGGCTGAAAGCAGGGCAGAACATAGGAGAGGGGCGCGGCAAGTGCAATGCCGCGCCCCTGATTCTCCATAACCCTTATTTGGGCATCATCTTGTACAGCTCCATTCCCCGCGCGGTGCGGTCCTTGAAGCCCTTCCAGGAGGTGTCGTCGGCCTTCGGCGTGCCATCGGCGTTGCGGCTCACCTTGATGTCGTTGGACAGGGGGGTGGGCACGTTCAGGTAGGCGGCGTCTTCCGTCTTGCCCTTCAGTTTCCAGTCCAGGAAGGCCGTCACGAAATGCTGGTTGATGTTGTTCAGGCGGCCCATGTCCCAGGCGGGTTCGGCGTAGTGCATGTAGTCGTCGAAGCTGTTGATGGACGCGGCGGGGGGCGGGTTGGGCGCGGCGTTGTGCGAGGCGTTCTCGTAGACCAGCATGTAGCGCTCGGCGTTCACGGCGTTTTCAAACAGCGGCTTCACACCGCCCTCGTAGAAGGCCACGTCGTCACGGCTGCCCACCACGAACATGGTGGGGACCTTCAGGCCAGCCAGTCCGTCGTCGTTCCAGAAACCGTACTTGCCGCCAAAATTGACGCCGATGCTCTTCACGGCGGCGTCGCCACCCCACGGCGCGAAGGCCACCACGGCCTTGATGCGCGGGTCCACCTTGAAATTGCCGACCTCGCGCACCTTGAGCGCGTCGCCGGGAATCAACGGCCCCATTTCCGGGCCGTAACCCGCTCCAGCCGCGTTCAGTGCGCCGTAGCCGCCCATGCTGTAGCCCACCAGCGCGGTATCGTCGGCGTTGATCAGGCCGCTCAGCGGTGAGCCGCTGCCTGCCGCGCCCAGCCGGGCCATCTCGCCCAGCACGAAGTTGTCGTCTATCGCCCGGTTCAGCAGCGTGCTGCCAAAGGCGGCCTTGTCGGCGGTGGTGCTGTCGGTATGATCGATGGCCACCACGATGTAGCCCTTGCTCGCCAGATTCTCGGTCAGGTAGGTCATCAGGTAACGGCTACCCGGATAGCCGTGAGACACGATCACCAGCGGGTACGGGGCCTTGCCTGCCACGGGCGGCGCGTCGCGGGTGGCGCGGCCCAGCGTGATGAACGGCGTGTTGGGGCGCTTGGGATCATTGGGGCCGCTGCCCAGAAAATCGGTGTAGGTGGTGACGCCCGAACCGCTGTCGCCCTGCGCCGGATACCAGACCTCCACGGTGAGCGGGCGGTCATAGCGGGGAACGTCGCCTTCCTTGGGCGCATTCACGATGTCCAGTTGGCCGGGGTTGGTCAGCTTCAGCGTCCGCACGCCCACCGCGTAGGGGCCGCGTGCGCTCAGCTCGGGTGCGTCGGGGCGGGCGTCGCCAGGGATCGACTGGGATGGGGCCGAGGCCGCCAGTTGGGCGTGGGCGGCGGGAACGAGCAGGGCCAGGGTCAAAAACAGAGCTGATCTTTTCATGGCGGGAAACCTCCGGGGAACAGGCAACGGCACTCGCCGCGCAGAGGCAGCAGGCTTGGATTGTCGATGCGGGGCTTAGCCTAGCTCCAAAGTGGGGAGGCCATGCGGGAATCAGCCGGGCTGCCACCCGCCGTCGCCGCGCAAGGCCAGCAAATCCAACTCCCACAGCAGTGCGGCATGGAGTTCGGGGTCCAGACCGGAGGTGGCGGCCTCGTGCAGCAAATCCTCGATCATCTCAGCACAGAGGATGGGCTGTCCTTCCAGATGACTCAGCCGCACCCATCCGTTTATCAACACGTCCAGCGTCAGCAGCGTTTCGCCCGCCTCATCCCGCAGATGGACGAGGGTGCGCTGGACCGCAGGAGCATTCATTCACCCCGAGTTTAGCGGTCAGCAGTTCAAGCACCAAAAAGAGAAACTGGAGATCCACACTCAGCGGCCTCCAGTCTGCTTCAGATGTGGTTGAACTCAGAGGTGTTGGGATCAGCGCCCGTGTGTTCCTTCTGCCGGGAAATCATCGGGGATGAAGTTGAAGATTTCCAGGTCATCCACACTGTCACCCGCTCCCTGAAGCTGGGCCAGTTCAGCGGCGCTGGCACGCGGCTGCTGCGTGTCGTGGCCGTACCCCAGCGCGTCGGCCATCACGGCGGCGGGCACGGCGGAGAACATCCGGGCGGCCTGCGCGGGGGTGGCGTCCAGCAGCACGTCGGACAGCACCTCATCGGGAATGTCCTGGGAAATGCGGGAGCGGGCAGCGGCGATGGCAGCGGGGTCCAGTTCGGGCCGCTCGGCGGTTTCCTCGTCCAGATGGGCGGTGCCGGGCGGACGCAGCCCACGTAGACCCTTGCCCCGCCACCAGAACGCCGCCAGCAGCAACACGGCCACAACCACCACGAATATCATGGCCGCAGGTTACGGCCCGCCATCTCACGGCATTCTGCCCGCCAGCGGCATGAATGACGGGAATTACACACTGCTGCCCCCAGTGGGCCACCCGCCCGGACGCCTACGCCTCGCTGTAGGTCTTCTCGATGGGCATGCCCACCGCGTTGCCCCACTCGGTCCAGCTTCCGTCGTAATTGCGGACCTTGGGGTAGCCCAGCAGCTCGCGCAGCACAAACCAACTGTGGCTGCTGCGTTCGGCAATCCGGCAGTACGCGATGACGTCCTTATCGGGGGTCACGCCCTCACCCGCATACAGCTCCTTCAACTCGTCGGCGCTTTTAAAGGTGCCGTCCTCGTTGGTGGCCTTGGCCCACGGAATGCTGCGTGCGCCGGGAATGTGGCCGCCGCGCAGCACGCCTTCTTGCGGATAGTTCGCCATGTGCGTGACCTTGCCCGAAAACTCGTCGGGGCTGCGGACATCCACCAGTGCGCCCTTGCCCGCCTGCACGCTTTCCAGGTGCGCCCGGACCTCGTCGCGGTAGGCCCGCAGGCTCTCGTCACGGGTCAGTTGGGGATACTGGGTGGCCTCAATGGTGGGGTAATCGGTACTGGTTTCGCGCTCCTCGGCCATCCATTTCTGACGTCCGCCGTTCATCAGCTTGAGGTTCTGCACGCCGCTGTAAGACAGGAACCAGTACGCGTAGGAGGCCCACCAGTTGCTCTTATCGCCGTACAGGATGATCTGGTCACCCTCTTTGATTCCCAGACGTCCCAGCAACTCCGACACCTGATCCGGGCCAATAAAGTCGCGCTCCACTGGATGCCAGAAGTCGGTCTGCCAGTCCACCTTGACTGCGCCGGGGATGTGGCCGGTGTCGTACAACAAAATATCCTCGTCCACTTCAATCAGGCGGACGCCGGGGGTATTCAGGTTCTGGGCCACCCAGTCGGTGTTGACAAGTACATCTTTTACATATCCCGAATCAATACTGTCCATAAATTGAACCTCCAGAGTTGCTCTGCTCAGATCTTCTCGCCAGAGTCTAACCTTCACCACTAGTTGACCGATCATGTCAACTGGACAAACCTCACCATAGCGGGCCGGGGCGGGGCGGTACAGTGACGCATGACCTCTGATCCTTCCTCCAGCGCTGTTCTCCCTGACAAGCTCCAGGGCATTGTGAGCATGTTCAAAAGTGCGCCCAAGTCGCTGCGCCTGCAAGCCCTGCTGGAATACAGCCGCAAGCTGCCGCCGCTGCCCGCCAAGTACGTGGAACACCCGGAATTCATGCAGCCGGTCCCCGAATGCACCAGCCCGTTCTTTCTGGTGACCGAGCAGGACGGGAGCGGCGGCGTCAACATGTATTTCAAGGTGCCCGAGGAAGCCCCCACCGTGCGCGGCTACGCGGGCATTCTGCATGAAGCGCTGGACGGGGCCTCGCCCGAGACCATCCTGAACATTCCCGACGACTTCTACATGAACATGGGCCTGTCCGAACTGATCACGCCGATGCGCCTGCGCGGCATGGGCGCGATCCTGATGCGCCTGAAGAACGTGGTGCGCGAGGGTGAGAAGGCGGAAAGCTAGAGCCTCAGCTTCCGTTCTGAAAGATCAGCCCCTCTCCTGCAAGTGGAGAGGGGTTTTGCCTATTCTCTACTCGGCAGCACCCTGTCCAGTGCCAGCGCGGTCAATCCCAGCCCCAAGCCGTAGGCCAGATGCGCGCCCAGACGGTTGATGTGGCCCTTCGGGGTGGACCCACCGGGACCGTCCTGAAGCCCCATCAGCGGCACCAGTCCCTCGTCCATCAGCGCCCACAGGCCAACGCCGAAGATGGCGGCCTTGAAAGGCTGATCGGGGCCAGCCAGCGCGCCATATAGCCCGCCGTTCAATACACCCATGCCCCAGTGGACGCCTTCGCTGAGAGCGGTACGGGTGCCGTCTTTCCTGGGGGTATGGCCCTCGGCGGCCTCGTAAGCCAGCCTGCCCAGCGCGGCGGTACTGCTCTCGCCAGGGGCGTGCAACTGCCCCAGCGGCGCGATGCTGTGGCGGTCCGGCGTCGGTTTCTGATCGCCTTCCCCATCACCCTGAAGCAGCGGGGCAACCCGTGTCCAGTATTGCCCCATCGCCAGCGTCCCCACGGCCCCACCGATCAGGCCGATCACGATATTTCGGAAGAATGCCATTCCATAGAGTAAGAACAAATACTGTTCTGGCCGCCGAACATAAAGGAAGTGGGAACGCTCCTCTACACTGTTCGCCATGCAGCCCTACCTCGACCTGATGCGGCAGATTCTGGACCACGGCGCGGTGAAAACAGACCGCACCGGCACGGGCACCCGCAGCATCTTTGGCGCGCAGATGCGCTTTGATCTGGCGGACGGCTTTCCACTGGTCACCACCAAGAAGATTCACCTGAAGTCCGTGATTCACGAATTGCTGTGGTTCTTATCGGGCAGCAGCAATGTGGGGTATTTGCAGGACAACGGCGTGAAAATCTGGGACGAGTGGGCGGATGAACAGGGCGAACTCGGCCCGGTGTATGGCGTGCAGTGGCGCAACTGGCCCACGCCGGACGGGCGGCACATCGACCAGATCGCGCAGGTGGTCGATCAGATCAGAACCAACCCCGATTCCCGCCGCCTGATCGTCAGCGCGTGGAATGTGGGCGAGATCGAAAACATGGCCCTGCCCGCGTGCCACGCGTTGTTTCAGTTCTACGTGGCCGATGGACGCCTGAGCTGTCAGCTCTACCAGCGCAGCGCAGATGTGTTTCTCGGCGTGCCGTTCAACATCGCTTCCTACGCCCTGCTGACCATGATGGTGGCGCAGGTCTGTGATTTGCAGCCAGGGGACTTCGTCTGGACGGGCGGCGACTGCCATCTGTACAGCAACCATCTGGAGCAGGCGCGCGAGCAACTGACGCGTAACCCCAGGCCGCTGCCCACCATGCACCTGAACCCGGACGTGAAAGACCTGCTGGACTTCAAATACGCGGACTTTAAGCTCACAGGCTACGAGCCGCACCCACACATTAAGGCGACGGTGGCCGTTTGACCCTGCATCCAAAAAAATCACGCGTGACGTTCGTGGTGGCGATGGCCGAGAACCGCGTGATCGGTAAGGATGGCGACTTGCCGTGGCGTCTGCCCGCCGATCTGGCGCATTTCAAGCGGCTGACCGTGGGCAAGCCGGTGGTGATGGGCCGCAAGGTCTATGACTCGATTGGCAGGCCGCTGCCCGACAGACAGAACATCGTCCTGACGCGCAATCCAGACTTTCAGGCTCCCGGCTGTATCGTCGTCCACTCGTCAGGGGAAGCGTTAGAAGCCGCCGCTGGCCCAGACATCATGATTATCGGCGGCGAGGAGATTTACCGGCTGTATCTGCCACAGGTAGGGCGGGTGGAACTGACCCTGATCCATGCGGAGATCGGGGGCGATACCTTTTTCCCTGAACTGCCGGGCCAGTGGACGGAAACGGCGCGGCGTGAGCGGGCGGCAGATGAGCGCAACCCATATGACCTCAGTTTTCTGACGCTGGAGCGGACCCCTCTTCCATAACGCTACGGTAACCCTGATGTTGCAGCTCCAGTTATGGTGAACAGGTCATACAGAATCCGTGTCAGCTTCCGTTTTCACTGTTGGCGGCGGCTCCATGATCACCAGTGGCCCGGCCTGCTGCGCCAGTGCGCGGGCGGCGGCGGCATCCAATGGGGGCGAGAGGTAAAAGCCCTGCGCCAGCGTGAAGCCCAGCGCCCGAACCTGTGCGAACTGCTCAGGCGTCTCGATGCCCTCGGCCACGGTGGTCAGCCCCAACGCCTGCCCCAGTTCGGACACCGCCCGCACCAGCGCCGTGCTGGTGTGGCCGCCGTCCAGATCAGCGATAAAGCTGCGGTCCACCTTCAGGTCACTGATCGGAAACTGGCGCAGGTAACTCAGCGACGAGTAGCCGGTGCCAAAATCGTCCAGAGCCAGCCCCACGCCCAGTTCACGCAGCGTCCGCATGGTGTCCAGGGTGGTCGTGCGGTCATTCATCAGGACGTTCTCGGTCAGCTCCAGCGTCAGGCGTTCGGGGGCCAGCCCGCTGCGGCCCAGCACGCCCCGGACCTCGGCCACCAGACCGGGCAGATGCATCTGGGCTGCCGTCAGGTTGACGCCCAGCGCCAGGGCCGTGCGTCCGGGCAGCGCGGGCCAGGTGGCAGCCTCATGGGCCGCCGTCCGTAGCGTCCAGCGGTCCAGCGGCACGATCAGGCCGGTGTCCTCGGCCAGCGGAATGAAGGTCTCAGGACTGAGCAGCCCGCGCGTGGGGTGGGGCCAGCGCACCAGGGCCTCGAAACCCCGCAGGTGGCCGCTGCCGAGGTCCACGACGGGCTGATACCAGACCTCCAGCGCGCCGCTGCCGATGGCCGCCCGCAATTCGGTCTCCAGTTCCAGGCGCTCCAGAACCTCGCGGTGCATGGCGGCGTCGAAGACCTGGGCGCGGCCCCGGCTGTGGGCCTTGGCGTGGTACAGGGCCACGTCCGCGTTTCGCAGCAGGGTCTCGCCGTCCAGCGGTGTGCCGCCGCCCAGATCGCCGTCCAGATCGTCATACAGCGCGATGCCCAGGCTGGCGCGCACCTGCAATTCCAGACCCTGCACGGAAATCGCGGGTTCCAGCGCGCGCAACAGCCGGTCCGCCGTCTCGGAGGCCTGCTGGGGGCCAGGCAGATGCTCGAGCAACACGGCGAATTCGTCTCCGCCCAGCCGGGCCACCGTGTCACCCGGACGCACACCCGCCTGAAGACGCTGCCCAGTCAGGATCAGCACCTCATCCCCGGCGCTGTGGCCCAGGCTGTCGTTGATGGCCTTGAAATTGTCGAAATCCATCAGCAGTACGGCCAGACCATTGGGGGCCGGGGACGCCTCCAGCGCCCGCGCCACACGCTCGCCAAACAGGCGGCGGTTGCCCAGCCCGGTCAGCGGATCGTGCAGCGCTAGGTAAGCCAGCCGCGCGCTCAGGTGCTGCCGCTCACGGATCACCGCCCCAAGCAGCAGCCCCGAGACCGTCACCGTGACCAGCCCGAATTGCAGGGCCAGTCCGCTCGTTTCCGCGATCCGGCCCCCGGTCAGCAGGGCCACGCCCACGTTCAAGGCCAGCACGCACACGGCGGCGGGGGCAAAGCCGTGCCGGGTGGCAATCCACAGCACCGGGATGAACAGGGCGTAGCTGTAATTCAGGGTGGTGCCGCGCGGCCCGCCGTACCCGGCCCAGACCGCCGCCACCACCAGCACGGCGGCCACAGCGGCGTCGCGCGCCCAGGGCCAGACCTCTGATTTGGGCCGGGTTTCTGGTGGAAACGCAGGGGCCTGTGCGGGGGCGGACGACCACAGCCCCGGCCAGCGCCCCAGCAGCAGCAACAGCGGGGGGGCCAGCAACCCGACACCAGTGGCGCTGCCCGCCCACAGTTGCAAGGTCTGGGTCAGGCTCCGTTCGGTCAACTGAGGTCCAGTGGACAGCAGCCCGGCCACCGTCAGGTTAAAGACTTGCAAGGCCGACATCACCAGCGGCGCGCCCAGC comes from the Deinococcus sp. AJ005 genome and includes:
- a CDS encoding bifunctional diguanylate cyclase/phosphodiesterase, with the protein product MPNLWWRPVLIGVVYLLAWYGLDVASQQFATSPEVTVWYPAVGLDVVLLLVFGLRFWPLLILSRLVHTFFVVDTLPPLPLLGYIVMTVATTLAAAYLLLRPLHIDPRLPRLRDVALFVAVAMLGAPLVMSALQVFNLTVAGLLSTGPQLTERSLTQTLQLWAGSATGVGLLAPPLLLLLGRWPGLWSSAPAQAPAFPPETRPKSEVWPWARDAAVAAVLVVAAVWAGYGGPRGTTLNYSYALFIPVLWIATRHGFAPAAVCVLALNVGVALLTGGRIAETSGLALQFGLVTVTVSGLLLGAVIRERQHLSARLAYLALHDPLTGLGNRRLFGERVARALEASPAPNGLAVLLMDFDNFKAINDSLGHSAGDEVLILTGQRLQAGVRPGDTVARLGGDEFAVLLEHLPGPQQASETADRLLRALEPAISVQGLELQVRASLGIALYDDLDGDLGGGTPLDGETLLRNADVALYHAKAHSRGRAQVFDAAMHREVLERLELETELRAAIGSGALEVWYQPVVDLGSGHLRGFEALVRWPHPTRGLLSPETFIPLAEDTGLIVPLDRWTLRTAAHEAATWPALPGRTALALGVNLTAAQMHLPGLVAEVRGVLGRSGLAPERLTLELTENVLMNDRTTTLDTMRTLRELGVGLALDDFGTGYSSLSYLRQFPISDLKVDRSFIADLDGGHTSTALVRAVSELGQALGLTTVAEGIETPEQFAQVRALGFTLAQGFYLSPPLDAAAARALAQQAGPLVIMEPPPTVKTEADTDSV